The Armatimonadota bacterium nucleotide sequence GTTGCCGCCTCCTCCCATTCCGCCGCAATCCCAACTCAGCTTGAGTGCGATCGTCAACTGCGATCCGGTCGGTGTCACCAGAGCGTACAGCCTCTTCCATCCGATGGTGTTGTTGGTTGCTGATACGAGGGTCGTGCACTGCCCGTCGCCGGTCGCTGCGCCGTTCTTCCATTGCAGAAACGCACTGCACGGATTGGGGCTGCCGTCGGTGTTGACCCAGACCGACAGGAAATACTTCGTCAGCGGCGATACGTTCACGACCTGGCGCAGTTCGGAGTTCTTGACCCCGCTGCCGTATCCGCACGACGTTCCCGCCCAGTGCGCTCCGTCCTTCGCCGTAGGCGCGGGGTAGTTGTTGTCTGTCGAATACGGAGGGCTGCCTTCGTTCGTCCATCCGGCCAGGCCGGACTCGAAGCTGGGATTCACCACCAGGTTGGTCGGCCTCACGAGCGCGATCGAACTCATCGCGATTGCCTTGTTGTCGGTCACGTCGGCGGCCATGGTGATCGTGCCGTTTGGCACGGCCCACGCTGGTGTCGGCGTGATATTGGCGATCGTGGGGGGAGTCAGGTCGAGTTCGGTAAGCGTATAGTTTGCGACACTCGTGCTGCCGGCCGTGACCGTGACTGCGGCGCTCGACGGAGCATATCCATATTTCGATGCTGTCACCGAGTAGGTCCCGGCGTTCACATTGCTCAGGGTATAGTCGCCGTTGGAATCCGTGGTCGCCCTGTACCCGCCGGTGTTGGTCGAGACCGTTGCCCCTGAGATCCCCGTTCCGCCGGTCGTTCGAACCCAGCCGCTGATCGTTCCGGTGGTCGGCGACGTCCAGGTGGACTTCATGTAGGCGGAGACAGCGGCGCTGTTGATGGTCTCGAAGTTCGCCCACCCGGCGGCGCCCTGCTGGAATACGAAGACCGCTAAGACGTTCGGATGGCATCCTGCTCTATATGCGGTCATCTGCGTCACGTATGCGGACTCCGACAGCTTGTTGTTGTCGAGCCATCCGCTGCGGCACAGGGCGTCATCACACTCGACGGATGGGTTGCAGACCCTGTCCGAACCGAACTCGCCTATGAACCACGGCTTGCCCCCGAGCAGAGCCGGATGCTGTCCGATCGCGATGTCTCTGTGCCTGAAGGTCAGCCAGGGCGACATGCAGTTCACGTCGAAGTCGAAATACTCGTGCGTTTCGATCGCGTCGGCGCAGCTCGCGGCATCGGCGACCTCCGGTTCATCCCAGACCGCCGAGTCCGGCCAGCCGACCCCGTATGAGCCGTATACCACCATCCCCGAGTATCCGAGAGCGCGCAGTCTGTCGCGGTAAGACCGGAACTGCGCGGACGTGTGGCGATTCGCAGCGGTGCCGTACCAGGGAAACTCGTTCCGATACCCGATCGCCTGGGGTTTCACGGCGAGGCCGGATACCTTTGCCCACACCGCGTCGGCGTACTGCGTTCCCGTCACGTTGGTGGGAAGGTCGCCGTCGTCCGTACCGATGGATGTGTCGTAGGGTCGGTAGAAGACCTGTGCGCCGCGCGCCTGGGCGGTCGCGATCTGGCCAGAAAAGATTACCTTGATCCACGGAGCGCCGTTGGCCCAGTTCTGGATCGAGCTGTTCCATTCGAGCACGTGGGGGCACAGAGGCGGGGCTGCCTGGGCCGCCTTCGGGGCAAGGAGCGCCGCCAGCAGAGCCGCCAGCCGCAGATACTGCATCGCGCTGGATCGGGATTTGCTCATCATGTCGAACCCTGCGGAAGCCCCGGACTTCATCGCGCGCCCGGGCCGGCATAGGGGATGAGGCGGGGGTTCACTCTCACTACCTGCCTAGAGAATAGCGCATAATGCTCTGTAAGTCAAGTCCGCGGCGGACCAAGTGTCGGCTGGCAAGGGGGCGGTCGAACGCGGATCGCTACGATTCCTCGCCCATCCCGAAAATGCGGGCAAGGAGGCTCGGCTTGCGCGACGACTGGAGTGACGCGCTTCCGTCCTCCTGCCATTCATCCGGATCATCCGTGATTGCGTTCAGCCTGCGGAAAAGATCCTCTACCGAGCCGTCATCGTCGTTCGTCTCGGCTGTCGGCGGGGCGTCAACTATCGTTGCGCGGACGATCGCCGGCTCGGACTCCGCCTCAGCCTCGCGAGCGTCGGAGACCTCGAGGGTTGCCACCTGCCCGATCGTCTCGGCGACGTGCCGCTCCGGAGTCCACGCATGCGTCTCCACTACCCTCGGCTCGGGGTCCGTGTCGTCGGACGGAGTCGCGTTCGATGCCGTCTCCGGCTGGTCTGACATCGACTCGAGCGGCGCGGAACCCGAAGCCGATCGGAATATCTCGTCCTGCATCTCGCCCGCCAGTTCATGCGTTCGGCGGAACAGGTCGTTCACTCGGTTGATCGTCTCGTCCCAATCCGAAGTCGCGCCTGCTTCGCCATCGCGCGGGGCAGGAAGCTCCTTCACTATGTGGGTGAACTCGGCGGACAGCGCCAGGTTTGTCTCCTGCATCTGGTGCAGTACCGAGCTCGCGCGGTGCAGCATGAAGTTCAGCTCTCTCTGGCGCTGAAGAAGCTCGGACGTGACGTGGTTCATGGTGGACTCCCGGTTTCGGAAGTCGTCCACCTGTTGCTGGAGGCGCTTGCTCCGCTCGGCCAGAACGGCCTTGTGTTTCAGCGCCCTCAGAAGCTTCTCTTTGAGGGTTTCGGGACCGGTGTTTTCTGACACGATGAGTCATCCTTCGCCTGGAATGCTGGTACTTCTACCAGCATTATCGGCGGTTTCCGTCGCATCACGCAGGCTCAATCCAGAGTTTATCACCATTCCAGCCGGAAGTAAACCGTTGAGCGTCCTCGTTGCCCTTCGGAAGGAATCCTTGTCATGGGGCGCAAACGTAGAGAAAGGCGCGGGTGGCCCGGTTCATCCCGTGCACGAGAATAGCAGGAGGGGCGACCATGCGAAACGTCTTCAGGATGTTGGTGATAGCGCTGTTGGTGGCGTGCGCCGCCGGATGCGGCAAGCAGTCTGGCGCGAAGTCGGACAGGATCACGATCGCGGTCATTCCGAAAGGCACGATGCACGAGTTCTGGAAGAGCGTCCACGCCGGTGCTGTGAAAGCTTCGAGAGAACTCGGCGTTGACGTAATCTGGAAGGGTCCCACAAAGGAGGACGACCGCGACGCTCAGATAGCCGTGGTCGAGGACTTCATCACCCGGGGCGTGTCCGGCATCGCGCTCGCCCCGCTCGATGACGCGGCTCTGCGCGCACCGGTCGCCAACGCCGCTAACAGCGGCATTCCGGTCGTGATCTTCGACTCCGGGCTTCAGGGCGGCGACTTCGTCAGTTTCGTGGCCACCGACAACTACAAGGGCGGGCGTATTGCGGGCGGCCACATGGCCTCGATTCTCGACGGTAAGGGTCGGGTGATGATGCTCAGGTACAGCGAGGGCTCTGAGAGCACGATGCAGCGCGAGAAGGGCTTCATGGACGCGATCGCCGAGCATCCGGGTATCAAGGTCGTCAGTTCCAACCAGTACGGAGGCGTCACCCCGGAGAGCGCCTACAAGGCAGGCGAAAACCTGCTCTCCCGCTTCAAGAAGGACGGCGTCCTTGGCGTTGACGGTATCTTCTGCCCGAACGAGTCCACCACCTTCGGCATGCTCCGCGCGCTTCAGGACGGCGGGTACGCGGGAAAGGTGAAGTACGTCGGATTCGACGGTTCCAAGCAGCTGATTGACGGCATGAAGCGCGGCCATATCCATGGACTCGTGCTGCAGAACCCGATGCGCATGGGTTACATGGCGGTGAAGACGATGACTGAGCACTTGCAGGGGAAGCAGGTCCCGGCCAAGGTGGATACCGGCGCGAAGCTGGTCACGCCCGGCAACATGAACACGCCGGAGATGCAGGAGCTCCTCCAACCCGACCTTGAGAAATGGCTGGGGGGCGAATGAAGAGCCCGACGACGAGTCCGACCGGTCCGGCGCTCGTCAACCGGCTCGGCCCGCTCCTGGGCCTGGCCGTCGTGTACGGCCTGTTCGCCGCCCTGGCCCCGGACAGCTTTACCGGGGTGCGGAACATGGAGACCATCGCCCGCCAGACAGCCGTGGTCGGGACGGCCGCCCTCGGCATGACGATGGTCATCATCGCCGGGGGCATTGATCTCTCCGTCGGCTCGATCATCGCGCTCAGCACCGTCACGATCGCCTCCTGCCTCGCGAAGGGGTGCAGCCCGCTCGTCGCCGCCTCTGCTGGAGTACTCTCAGGCTTTCTCTGTGGGCTGCTGAACGGATTCATCGTCACCCGACTCCGAGTCGTGCCGTTCATCGTCACCCTGGGCATGCTCCTCGCGGTCAGGGGCATCGCCAAGGGTTTCGCTCACGAGCAGAAGGTTGACGCCCCGTGGACCGCGCTGAACGGCCTTCTCGCCTCGCTCCCTCCCGACCAGCGCTGGGTGTTCGTCCCGCCGGGCGTCTGGATCATGCTTGTCCTCGCCGTCGCGGTCGCGGTCATGCTCAAATATACGCGATTCGGGCGGTACGTCCTCGCCATCGGATCGAGCGAGCAGACCTCCAGACTCTCCGGGATTGACGTGCAGCGGATGAAGCTGATGGTATATGCCGGCAGCGCCGCCTTCGCGGGACTGGCCGGGGTGATGCAGTTCTCCAGACTGACCGTCGGCGATCCGACCGCCGCCTCCGGACTCGAGCTCGACGTGATCGCAGCGGTTGTCATCGGCGGCGGGAGTCTCTCCGGCGGCGAGGGGTCCATCTTTGGCTCGCTGATCGGCGCTCTTATCATGACCGTGATCCGCTCCGGGTGCGCCCAGATGGGTCTGGCAAACTGGGTGCAGGAGATCATTACCGGCGGTATCATCGTGGCCGCCGTCGCGCTCGACCGCCTGCGCCACCGCCGCGCGTAGCTTGACATTG carries:
- a CDS encoding carboxypeptidase regulatory-like domain-containing protein yields the protein MKSTWTSPTTGTISGWVRTTGGTGISGATVSTNTGGYRATTDSNGDYTLSNVNAGTYSVTASKYGYAPSSAAVTVTAGSTSVANYTLTELDLTPPTIANITPTPAWAVPNGTITMAADVTDNKAIAMSSIALVRPTNLVVNPSFESGLAGWTNEGSPPYSTDNNYPAPTAKDGAHWAGTSCGYGSGVKNSELRQVVNVSPLTKYFLSVWVNTDGSPNPCSAFLQWKNGAATGDGQCTTLVSATNNTIGWKRLYALVTPTGSQLTIALKLSWDCGGMGGGGNFDLAEVRPALSPSTYSGGTATWNGVAIPATCEFLIYARDTSLNASLAVSPTITVAETPLTISQAKGYTDGYAVQLTNKVLTASMGALSWVQEGDRSSGIRINTGTSAPLGSRMTVAGRLLTVDGERSLDEAVAVQTGSPMPADPLYLGNGILGGANLNLYTPGITGGLGANNIGLLVTTFGRVTFAGYGFFYLDDGSKLDDGSGHRGLRVSATGLTFPSEGFVKVTGISSCEKNAQGKVVPLLRVRKQEDIGEIVGG
- a CDS encoding substrate-binding domain-containing protein yields the protein MRNVFRMLVIALLVACAAGCGKQSGAKSDRITIAVIPKGTMHEFWKSVHAGAVKASRELGVDVIWKGPTKEDDRDAQIAVVEDFITRGVSGIALAPLDDAALRAPVANAANSGIPVVIFDSGLQGGDFVSFVATDNYKGGRIAGGHMASILDGKGRVMMLRYSEGSESTMQREKGFMDAIAEHPGIKVVSSNQYGGVTPESAYKAGENLLSRFKKDGVLGVDGIFCPNESTTFGMLRALQDGGYAGKVKYVGFDGSKQLIDGMKRGHIHGLVLQNPMRMGYMAVKTMTEHLQGKQVPAKVDTGAKLVTPGNMNTPEMQELLQPDLEKWLGGE
- a CDS encoding ABC transporter permease translates to MKSPTTSPTGPALVNRLGPLLGLAVVYGLFAALAPDSFTGVRNMETIARQTAVVGTAALGMTMVIIAGGIDLSVGSIIALSTVTIASCLAKGCSPLVAASAGVLSGFLCGLLNGFIVTRLRVVPFIVTLGMLLAVRGIAKGFAHEQKVDAPWTALNGLLASLPPDQRWVFVPPGVWIMLVLAVAVAVMLKYTRFGRYVLAIGSSEQTSRLSGIDVQRMKLMVYAGSAAFAGLAGVMQFSRLTVGDPTAASGLELDVIAAVVIGGGSLSGGEGSIFGSLIGALIMTVIRSGCAQMGLANWVQEIITGGIIVAAVALDRLRHRRA